A portion of the Rhodococcus pseudokoreensis genome contains these proteins:
- a CDS encoding winged helix-turn-helix domain-containing protein — protein MAGKETGSGEEPDARKVKQRGTRRDLGALRDRRMRAAEMFAAGRRQIDVAVELEVSQQTASRWHRQWTEGGSESLEGAGRAGRRPRLDDAQIEAIREELLKGPQAHGFATGVWTLGRVAIVIERLTGVTYGPTQTWTILRTRLGWSRQRPARRAVERDEDAIVAWRENEWPRIKK, from the coding sequence ATGGCAGGTAAGGAAACCGGTTCCGGCGAGGAGCCCGACGCCCGGAAAGTCAAGCAGCGCGGTACTCGCCGTGATCTCGGTGCGTTGCGTGACAGGCGGATGCGGGCGGCGGAGATGTTCGCCGCAGGTCGGCGGCAGATCGATGTCGCGGTCGAGTTGGAAGTCTCCCAGCAGACCGCCTCACGCTGGCATCGACAGTGGACCGAAGGAGGCAGTGAGTCGTTGGAAGGTGCCGGTCGCGCGGGGCGCCGGCCCCGGCTCGATGACGCCCAGATCGAGGCGATCCGAGAGGAACTGCTCAAAGGACCGCAAGCGCATGGCTTCGCGACCGGGGTGTGGACCCTGGGCCGGGTCGCGATCGTCATCGAGCGGCTCACCGGCGTGACCTACGGACCCACCCAGACGTGGACGATCCTGCGGACCCGGCTCGGGTGGAGCCGACAGCGGCCCGCACGTCGGGCAGTCGAACGCGACGAGGACGCCATCGTCGCCTGGCGCGAGAACGAGTGGCCGCGGATAAAAAAATAG
- a CDS encoding acetyl-coenzyme A synthetase N-terminal domain-containing protein — protein sequence MMNTPAAGDELRPAPTKTEWHDSRIGRYLLKIEERTEQHFDTYDDAWRWSITDLKSFWESICDEFGVIAHTPHSAVLTDPTMPGAQWFPGMTLNYAEHVLRELSARPDTAMVLSRSQTAGNVEWTGARLIAEIGRIQSGLARLKMVR from the coding sequence ATGATGAATACTCCCGCAGCAGGAGACGAGCTTCGTCCGGCACCCACCAAGACCGAGTGGCACGACAGCCGGATCGGCCGGTACCTATTGAAGATCGAGGAACGCACTGAGCAGCACTTCGACACCTACGACGACGCTTGGCGATGGTCGATCACGGATCTCAAGAGCTTTTGGGAATCGATCTGCGACGAATTCGGCGTCATCGCGCACACACCGCACTCTGCGGTACTGACAGACCCGACAATGCCCGGGGCACAGTGGTTCCCAGGCATGACACTCAACTACGCAGAACACGTCCTGCGAGAGCTGTCGGCGCGACCAGACACGGCGATGGTCCTCTCACGTAGCCAGACCGCGGGCAACGTCGAGTGGACCGGTGCACGCCTGATCGCGGAGATCGGACGCATCCAGTCAGGTCTGGCCCGATTAAAGATGGTTCGGTAA
- a CDS encoding amidohydrolase family protein, producing MSVTNSPAHDSSIRAEKYECAIDFDAISALDVHTHVEVDGCGHRALDDDLMAASAQYFKSEADRASTVDSVAAHYRARNMAAVVFTVDAGSASGHSGNSVEDIARGAARNNDVLIPFGSVDPWGGKAAVKRAVHLIDDYGVRGFKFHPSMQGFEPNDHRFYPLYETIAEAGVPALFHTGQTGIGAGLRGGHGVKLRYSNPMLLDDIAADFPDLTIIMAHPAIPWADEQIAIATHKANVYIDLSGWSPKYFPPQLIRAANSYLRHKVLFGSDFPVLQSDRWMSEFDKLEIRNEVRPLILKENALTALSLHDSR from the coding sequence ATGAGTGTCACCAACTCCCCAGCGCACGATTCCAGTATTCGCGCAGAGAAGTACGAATGCGCAATCGACTTCGACGCAATTTCCGCACTCGACGTCCATACCCATGTGGAGGTTGACGGGTGCGGTCATCGAGCACTTGACGACGATCTCATGGCGGCGTCCGCCCAATACTTCAAATCAGAGGCGGACAGGGCCAGCACAGTCGATTCGGTCGCGGCTCACTACCGTGCGCGGAACATGGCAGCGGTCGTCTTCACGGTGGATGCCGGCTCCGCCAGCGGTCACTCCGGAAATTCGGTAGAAGACATTGCCCGAGGTGCCGCGCGCAACAACGACGTGCTGATCCCCTTCGGATCTGTCGATCCGTGGGGTGGCAAGGCGGCCGTCAAAAGGGCCGTTCACCTGATCGACGACTACGGAGTTCGTGGCTTCAAGTTCCACCCCAGCATGCAAGGCTTCGAACCGAACGACCACAGATTCTATCCGCTGTACGAGACAATCGCAGAAGCCGGGGTACCGGCTCTGTTCCACACCGGACAGACTGGCATCGGAGCGGGTCTCCGCGGAGGTCATGGCGTCAAACTCCGCTATTCCAATCCCATGCTGCTCGACGACATCGCTGCCGACTTTCCCGATCTCACCATCATCATGGCCCACCCGGCGATCCCGTGGGCCGACGAACAGATCGCCATCGCAACCCACAAAGCCAACGTCTACATCGACCTCTCCGGATGGTCCCCGAAATACTTTCCTCCCCAACTCATCCGTGCCGCGAACTCGTATCTCAGACACAAGGTTCTCTTCGGTTCCGATTTTCCCGTTCTGCAATCGGATCGATGGATGAGTGAGTTCGACAAACTCGAGATCAGGAATGAGGTTCGCCCGTTGATCCTGAAGGAGAACGCCCTCACCGCTCTGAGCCTCCACGATTCCAGGTAA
- a CDS encoding cytochrome P450 translates to MTSTQSFIDDITIEELEADPYPFYERLRKEAPVAFVPALGMHIVSTKELCEQIAKDADNWPAVISAAGGRTFGPGALLNTNGDDHRDLRDMVEPHLQPSAVDKYIDDLVRPFARQRLAEIENDGQADIVAAYCEPVSVRALGDLLGLDDVSHDKLREWFHKLSVSFTNAAVDENGEFANPDGFIPGDEAKAEIIAHVDPKIDKWIKEPDHTAISHWLHDGMPEGQTRSRDVIYPNLYVFLLGAMQEPGHAMATTLAGLFTKPDQLERVVDDPALIPRAVSEGMRWVAPIWSAVVKRAAHEVTVGGVTLPEGSIVMLSYGSANQDENAYNAPTEFDLDRALLPNMTFGGGKHACAGTYFANAVIRIGLEELLEAIPNLERDDAHEVDFWGWGFRGPKQLFTKWEV, encoded by the coding sequence ATGACTTCCACCCAGAGTTTCATCGACGACATCACGATCGAAGAACTCGAAGCCGACCCCTATCCCTTCTACGAGCGCCTGCGGAAGGAGGCGCCCGTCGCCTTCGTCCCCGCGCTCGGCATGCACATCGTCTCGACGAAGGAACTGTGCGAACAGATCGCCAAGGACGCCGACAACTGGCCGGCCGTCATCTCGGCTGCGGGTGGGCGCACCTTCGGCCCCGGCGCCCTGCTCAACACCAACGGCGACGACCACCGTGACCTGCGGGACATGGTCGAACCGCACCTGCAGCCCTCGGCGGTGGACAAGTACATCGACGACCTGGTGCGCCCGTTCGCGCGGCAGCGGCTCGCCGAAATCGAGAACGACGGCCAGGCCGACATCGTGGCCGCCTACTGCGAACCCGTCAGCGTGCGCGCCCTCGGTGATCTCCTCGGACTCGACGATGTCAGCCACGACAAGCTGCGCGAGTGGTTCCACAAGCTGAGCGTGTCGTTCACCAACGCCGCGGTCGACGAGAACGGTGAGTTCGCCAACCCGGACGGATTCATCCCCGGCGACGAGGCCAAGGCGGAGATCATCGCCCACGTCGACCCGAAGATCGACAAGTGGATCAAGGAGCCCGACCACACCGCGATCTCCCACTGGCTGCACGACGGCATGCCCGAGGGGCAGACCCGAAGCCGCGACGTCATCTACCCCAACCTGTATGTCTTCCTGCTCGGAGCGATGCAGGAACCCGGTCATGCGATGGCGACCACGTTGGCGGGACTGTTCACCAAGCCTGACCAGCTCGAACGCGTCGTCGACGACCCTGCCTTGATCCCGCGGGCGGTCTCGGAGGGTATGCGCTGGGTCGCACCGATCTGGTCTGCGGTGGTCAAACGCGCCGCTCACGAGGTCACCGTCGGTGGGGTCACCCTGCCGGAGGGTTCGATCGTCATGCTGTCCTACGGCTCGGCCAACCAGGACGAGAACGCCTACAACGCGCCGACCGAATTCGACCTCGATCGGGCACTGCTCCCGAACATGACGTTCGGCGGCGGAAAGCACGCCTGCGCGGGAACCTATTTCGCCAACGCGGTTATCCGGATCGGGCTGGAGGAATTGCTCGAAGCGATCCCGAACCTCGAACGCGACGACGCACACGAGGTTGATTTCTGGGGATGGGGTTTCCGCGGCCCCAAGCAATTGTTCACCAAATGGGAAGTGTAA
- a CDS encoding NADH:ubiquinone reductase (Na(+)-transporting) subunit F: MANNYTVRIQGKNSDVTVAEDQSILDAALRANEWLPHSCTQGTCGTCKLKVLCGEVNHNESPEYTLTAGERADGLVLGCMATPRSDLTVEPLGGTGDDGVPHFPLRDYDATVVVLEDIAANTRRLVVELDTPMLFNAGQYAELIVPEHNVGRQYSMANPPTETRRLEFHVKLTPEGLATERWIFGPMQVGDRLSLRGPLGQFNLVKEQDEPAILIGGGTGLAPLKSIVQHALAERLVPELYLYHGGRRQEDLYDVEFFRGLAREHEHFHYRPALSEEQWDGAMGMVTDVVLDDFSSCKGMSAYLCGPPPMVEAAVKALKRRRMAPRLIFREEFTVAAPNLAAVVQ, encoded by the coding sequence ATGGCTAATAATTACACGGTCCGTATCCAGGGTAAGAATTCGGACGTTACCGTTGCCGAAGACCAATCCATCCTCGATGCGGCGCTTCGGGCGAACGAATGGCTTCCCCACTCGTGTACCCAGGGCACCTGCGGCACCTGCAAGCTCAAGGTGCTGTGCGGGGAGGTCAACCACAACGAGTCACCGGAGTACACCCTCACCGCCGGGGAACGCGCGGACGGGCTGGTCCTGGGCTGTATGGCAACCCCGCGTTCGGATCTGACCGTCGAACCGCTCGGTGGCACCGGGGATGACGGCGTTCCGCACTTTCCCCTGCGGGACTACGACGCCACGGTGGTGGTGCTCGAAGACATCGCCGCGAACACCCGCCGACTCGTCGTCGAACTGGACACCCCGATGCTGTTCAACGCCGGCCAGTACGCGGAACTGATCGTTCCCGAGCACAACGTCGGCAGGCAGTACTCGATGGCCAACCCCCCGACGGAGACCCGGCGCCTCGAATTCCACGTCAAGCTGACCCCCGAGGGGCTGGCCACCGAGCGATGGATCTTCGGGCCGATGCAGGTCGGTGACCGGCTCTCGCTGCGCGGACCGTTGGGTCAGTTCAACCTGGTCAAGGAGCAGGACGAGCCGGCGATCCTGATCGGCGGCGGTACCGGCTTGGCCCCGCTGAAGTCGATCGTCCAGCACGCTCTGGCCGAGCGGCTGGTGCCGGAGTTGTACCTGTACCACGGCGGTCGCCGTCAGGAAGACCTGTACGACGTCGAGTTCTTCCGCGGCCTCGCGCGAGAGCACGAGCACTTCCACTACCGACCCGCCCTGAGCGAGGAGCAGTGGGACGGGGCGATGGGCATGGTCACCGACGTCGTGCTCGACGACTTCTCGTCCTGCAAGGGAATGAGCGCGTACCTGTGCGGGCCGCCGCCGATGGTCGAGGCGGCCGTGAAGGCGCTCAAGCGGCGGCGGATGGCACCCCGGTTGATCTTCCGTGAGGAGTTCACCGTCGCCGCCCCGAACCTGGCGGCCGTGGTGCAGTAA
- the purU gene encoding formyltetrahydrofolate deformylase, protein MTHSYVLTFSCVDERGIVSAVSTALLQLGCTITDAQHFDDQLTGRFFSRIQFDTVRVDLEKSEVAAGLSPVLTSFDATWAIRGTEERMRVLIMASKLDHCLVDLLYRWRTGELAMDVVGIVSNHPREVYQNIDLGDLPFHHLPVTKDTKAEQESKLLGIVEEYHVDLVVLARYMQILSDDLSAKLAGKCINIHHSFLPGFKGAKPYHQAHARGVKLIGATAHYVTGDLDEGPIIVQDVEPVSHRDTPDQLVRKGRDIERRVLASAVHHHLTGRVLTNGSTTVVFAD, encoded by the coding sequence ATGACCCATTCCTATGTACTGACCTTCTCGTGCGTCGACGAGCGAGGCATCGTCAGCGCCGTCTCGACCGCCCTGCTGCAGTTGGGCTGCACCATCACCGACGCGCAGCACTTCGACGACCAGCTGACCGGGCGGTTCTTCTCCCGGATCCAGTTCGACACCGTGCGCGTCGACCTGGAGAAATCCGAGGTGGCCGCGGGACTGTCACCGGTGCTGACCTCGTTCGACGCGACGTGGGCGATCCGCGGCACCGAGGAGCGCATGCGGGTGCTGATCATGGCGTCGAAGCTCGATCACTGCCTGGTAGACCTGCTGTATCGGTGGCGGACCGGGGAGTTGGCGATGGATGTGGTCGGTATCGTGTCGAACCACCCCCGTGAGGTGTATCAGAACATCGACCTCGGTGACCTGCCGTTCCACCACCTTCCGGTCACCAAGGACACCAAGGCCGAGCAGGAGAGCAAGCTGCTCGGGATCGTCGAGGAATACCATGTCGACCTCGTCGTCCTCGCCCGGTACATGCAAATCCTGTCCGACGACTTGTCGGCGAAACTGGCCGGCAAGTGCATCAACATCCACCACTCGTTCCTGCCGGGATTCAAGGGCGCGAAGCCCTACCACCAGGCTCACGCACGGGGCGTCAAATTGATCGGCGCCACAGCGCATTACGTGACCGGGGATCTGGACGAGGGGCCGATCATCGTGCAGGACGTCGAGCCGGTCAGCCACCGCGACACCCCGGACCAGCTGGTGCGGAAGGGCCGCGACATCGAACGCCGCGTGCTCGCCTCGGCAGTCCACCATCATCTGACCGGACGGGTGCTGACCAACGGCAGCACCACCGTGGTGTTCGCTGATTGA
- a CDS encoding acetoacetate--CoA ligase, giving the protein MISAHPITETSLGVGRGDRIVGYLPNIPEAVAAYLATSAMGAVWSSVPPEMGASAALQRISQLDPSLVISVDGYRWGDKTIRRESDLMEIRAALPDSTMVLLPYLDSDASIPDNFMSYSEFTAEDGPVTTEPVPFGHPLVVLFSSGTTGRPKAIVHCHGGFLVEHYKMLGLHQDFTADDIAFYYTTTGWVVWNLMVSSLLLGTAIVLVDGDPAWPALDGPWSQWAIAAETGATFLGTGAAYLTRWAHSGLRPADQWDLRNLRLIMSSGSELAADASGWIYTAVNNDLLLLSSSGGTDVGTGFVGGCPLVAVYAGEMSCRPLGVDVDALDAHGVPVQGVPGELVVRQPMPSMPVFFWGDEDFARYRASYFDIYPNQWRHGDWLIHTERDTWVITGRSDATLNRGGVRLGTAEFYAVLDSQPDITDSIILHFEDEAGMGELVLAVEVATTSTVEPEQLHREVRRALRTHLSPRHAPDHVVIVPSIPRNRTGKRLELPLKRIVKGESISDVLDVGVVVSPEHISETASLIRRALHGIPTTA; this is encoded by the coding sequence ATGATCAGTGCTCACCCTATTACCGAAACATCTTTAGGTGTCGGGCGCGGGGACCGTATCGTCGGCTACCTGCCGAATATCCCCGAAGCCGTCGCCGCGTACCTCGCTACCAGCGCGATGGGGGCGGTGTGGAGCTCTGTTCCTCCGGAGATGGGGGCGAGCGCCGCACTACAACGCATCAGCCAGCTCGATCCCTCGTTGGTCATATCGGTTGACGGATACCGCTGGGGCGACAAGACCATCCGCCGCGAATCCGATCTCATGGAAATCAGAGCTGCACTACCCGATTCCACGATGGTTCTGCTGCCTTATCTCGACTCAGACGCAAGCATTCCCGACAACTTCATGTCGTACTCCGAGTTCACCGCTGAGGACGGGCCCGTCACCACGGAACCGGTGCCCTTCGGTCATCCACTCGTGGTGCTATTTTCCTCTGGAACCACGGGGCGCCCCAAAGCCATTGTGCACTGCCACGGCGGGTTTCTCGTCGAACACTATAAGATGCTCGGCCTTCACCAGGACTTCACCGCAGACGACATCGCGTTCTACTACACCACCACCGGTTGGGTCGTGTGGAACCTGATGGTGTCCTCGCTCCTGCTCGGCACGGCCATTGTGCTTGTCGACGGCGATCCGGCGTGGCCGGCGCTCGATGGCCCGTGGTCACAGTGGGCAATTGCTGCAGAGACAGGAGCGACGTTCCTTGGGACCGGCGCAGCCTACTTGACGCGTTGGGCACATTCGGGACTACGCCCCGCAGACCAGTGGGATCTGCGGAATCTGCGGCTGATCATGTCATCCGGATCAGAGTTGGCAGCCGACGCGTCCGGGTGGATCTACACCGCGGTGAACAACGATCTCCTGCTGCTCTCGTCCTCTGGGGGCACCGATGTGGGAACAGGATTCGTCGGAGGGTGCCCGTTGGTGGCCGTTTATGCGGGCGAGATGTCCTGCCGCCCACTCGGGGTCGATGTCGACGCACTCGACGCGCACGGAGTTCCCGTTCAGGGTGTTCCCGGCGAACTGGTGGTTCGCCAGCCAATGCCCTCGATGCCGGTGTTCTTCTGGGGCGATGAAGATTTTGCACGGTACCGCGCAAGCTACTTCGACATATATCCGAACCAATGGCGACACGGCGACTGGCTGATCCACACCGAGCGCGACACGTGGGTGATTACCGGTCGTTCCGACGCGACCCTCAACCGAGGTGGGGTTCGGCTCGGCACCGCCGAGTTCTACGCTGTCCTCGACTCGCAACCCGACATTACCGACAGCATCATTCTGCATTTCGAAGATGAAGCCGGGATGGGTGAACTGGTGCTCGCCGTCGAGGTTGCGACTACCAGCACTGTCGAGCCGGAACAACTGCATCGAGAGGTTCGACGCGCACTTCGGACACACCTCTCACCGCGGCACGCTCCTGATCATGTCGTCATCGTTCCCAGCATTCCGCGCAATAGGACCGGCAAACGCCTCGAGCTTCCGCTGAAGCGGATAGTCAAGGGTGAAAGTATCTCTGACGTCCTCGACGTCGGGGTGGTAGTGAGTCCGGAGCATATTTCCGAGACTGCCTCACTCATACGACGCGCCCTGCACGGTATCCCAACCACCGCCTGA
- a CDS encoding VOC family protein — translation MSDSRFEISHLARAELLSPKPQETVDFFTKFLGMYITHTEGQSVYLRAYEDPYQWSLKVTESTQAGLGHAALRTSSPEALERRAASLKDANVDGAWRESDFGYGKTFTYQSPDGHNLELLWEVEKYQAPPELQSKILTRPSKKPLQGIPVKRIDHLNLLASDVTAVKNSFERHLGFRTTERVVDGDTEIGAWMSSNILGHEVACLRDAQGERGKMHHLAFYYGTGQHNIDAVEMFRDYDIRIEAGPDKHGITQAQFLYVFEPGGNRIELFGEVGYLHLDPDGETKTWQMSDIDTGLAIGGAKLPWETYFTYGTPSPLSLDQHIEKYAHFGPGGPGPDAAAAEQAIGDEIDHSRAVAGAPTA, via the coding sequence ATGAGTGACTCTCGGTTCGAGATTTCCCATCTCGCCCGTGCCGAACTGCTGAGCCCCAAGCCGCAGGAGACGGTGGACTTCTTCACGAAGTTCCTCGGCATGTACATCACCCACACCGAGGGGCAGTCGGTCTACCTGCGCGCCTACGAGGACCCGTACCAGTGGAGCCTCAAGGTCACCGAATCCACCCAGGCCGGGCTCGGCCACGCGGCACTGCGCACCAGCTCCCCGGAAGCCCTCGAACGCCGGGCAGCGTCCCTCAAGGACGCCAACGTCGACGGCGCATGGCGTGAGAGCGACTTCGGGTACGGCAAGACCTTCACCTACCAGTCCCCGGACGGGCACAACCTGGAACTGCTCTGGGAGGTCGAGAAGTACCAGGCCCCGCCGGAGCTGCAGTCCAAGATCCTCACCCGCCCGTCGAAGAAGCCGCTGCAGGGCATCCCCGTCAAACGCATCGACCACCTCAACCTGCTCGCCAGCGACGTCACCGCGGTGAAGAACTCCTTCGAACGCCACCTCGGGTTCCGGACCACCGAACGCGTCGTCGACGGCGACACCGAGATCGGTGCCTGGATGAGTTCGAACATCCTCGGCCACGAGGTCGCCTGCCTGCGGGACGCGCAGGGTGAACGGGGCAAGATGCACCACCTCGCGTTCTACTACGGCACCGGCCAGCACAACATCGACGCCGTGGAGATGTTCCGCGACTACGACATTCGGATCGAAGCCGGACCCGACAAGCACGGGATCACCCAGGCCCAGTTCCTGTACGTCTTCGAGCCCGGCGGCAACCGCATCGAGCTGTTCGGTGAGGTCGGCTACCTGCACCTCGACCCGGACGGCGAGACCAAGACCTGGCAGATGTCCGACATCGACACCGGGCTGGCGATCGGCGGCGCGAAGCTGCCGTGGGAGACGTACTTCACCTACGGCACCCCGAGCCCGCTCTCGCTCGACCAGCACATCGAGAAATACGCGCACTTCGGCCCCGGCGGCCCCGGCCCCGACGCCGCGGCAGCCGAGCAGGCGATCGGCGACGAGATCGACCACTCACGCGCCGTCGCCGGCGCACCGACCGCCTGA
- a CDS encoding IS630 family transposase, with protein sequence MAADKKIARRRGAWICFQDESGVSLLPVVRATWAPKGMTPVLHHRFSWKRMSMAGVLAYRPDRSRSAFVFSMTDGAYNTDKLIEFLTELRTHFAGEKVILIWDGLMAHRSKAMTAWLATQRDWLHVERLPAYAPELNPIEQVWGNMKSTELANLCPDILDEVRIATEAGLTRIGSNYDLCHGFLDHTGLSL encoded by the coding sequence GTGGCCGCGGATAAAAAAATAGCGCGGCGCCGAGGTGCATGGATCTGCTTCCAGGACGAAAGTGGTGTGTCGCTACTCCCGGTGGTCCGTGCAACCTGGGCGCCCAAAGGTATGACACCGGTTCTGCATCACCGATTCTCCTGGAAACGGATGTCCATGGCCGGGGTCCTGGCCTATCGCCCTGACCGCAGCCGCAGCGCGTTCGTGTTCTCCATGACCGACGGCGCCTACAACACCGACAAGCTCATCGAATTCCTCACCGAGCTACGCACCCACTTCGCCGGCGAGAAGGTCATCCTGATCTGGGACGGGCTCATGGCCCACCGATCCAAGGCGATGACCGCGTGGCTGGCCACCCAACGCGACTGGCTCCACGTCGAACGCCTCCCTGCGTATGCGCCTGAGCTCAACCCCATCGAACAAGTCTGGGGCAACATGAAATCCACCGAACTCGCCAACCTTTGCCCCGACATCCTCGACGAGGTCCGCATCGCGACCGAGGCCGGCCTGACCCGGATCGGCTCGAACTACGACCTGTGCCACGGCTTCCTCGACCACACCGGCCTTTCCTTATGA
- a CDS encoding aminomethyltransferase family protein — translation MTFSVDGMRTAPEVYAWSRFGQPEYTDWLDESMSWKETCYIGDWSFLWQHRFTGPDALRLFSDISVNSFAKFDHGQSKHLIHTNKNGKVIHEGVLTRFGDDDYMLHGRGGFWASYQLGRTDYDVKVQQEDWFIYQVSGPNSVKVLEKVSGQTGLRDTGFMRLHPITVAGHKIWALRQGMSGEIGFELQGPKEYGQEIYDVIVEAGQEFGIRKLGGRVAMINHLEACFPTIATDYIPAIFDEDMAEYLEVFSSSMPSFAQPAYIAGSYDGREISEYYRSPVELGWARNINFDHDFLGRAALAEEKTDPRRVIRTLVWDADDVQDVFASLFRPGENYPYMEMPRDQRGFMWADKVTAGDDLVGVATSRGYSYYYRQMLSLSTIDVAYSEPGTELTVHWGRPDGPQKAIRATVAPAPYKPDRRRADLHTA, via the coding sequence ATGACCTTCAGTGTTGATGGAATGCGGACCGCCCCTGAGGTATACGCGTGGAGCCGGTTCGGGCAGCCCGAGTACACCGATTGGCTCGACGAGAGCATGTCGTGGAAGGAGACCTGCTATATCGGTGACTGGTCGTTTTTGTGGCAGCACCGGTTCACCGGCCCGGACGCGCTGCGGCTGTTCTCCGACATCTCCGTCAACAGCTTCGCCAAGTTCGACCACGGCCAGTCCAAGCACCTGATCCACACGAACAAGAACGGCAAGGTCATCCACGAGGGAGTCCTGACCCGGTTCGGTGACGACGACTACATGCTGCACGGTCGTGGCGGCTTCTGGGCCAGCTATCAGCTCGGCCGCACCGACTACGACGTGAAGGTGCAGCAGGAGGACTGGTTCATCTACCAGGTCTCCGGCCCGAACTCGGTGAAGGTGCTCGAGAAGGTCAGCGGCCAAACCGGTCTGCGGGACACCGGATTCATGCGCCTGCATCCGATCACGGTCGCCGGCCACAAGATCTGGGCGCTGCGACAGGGCATGTCCGGTGAGATCGGGTTCGAGTTGCAGGGACCGAAGGAGTACGGGCAGGAGATCTACGACGTCATCGTCGAGGCCGGTCAGGAATTCGGGATCCGGAAGCTCGGCGGCCGAGTCGCGATGATCAATCACCTCGAGGCGTGTTTCCCCACCATCGCCACCGACTACATCCCCGCCATCTTCGACGAGGACATGGCCGAGTACCTCGAGGTGTTCTCCTCCTCGATGCCCTCGTTCGCGCAGCCGGCATACATCGCGGGCAGCTACGACGGCCGCGAGATCAGCGAGTACTACCGGAGCCCGGTCGAGCTCGGCTGGGCCCGCAACATCAACTTCGACCACGACTTCCTCGGTCGTGCCGCGCTCGCGGAGGAGAAGACTGACCCTCGTCGGGTGATCCGCACACTGGTGTGGGATGCCGACGATGTCCAGGACGTCTTCGCGTCGCTGTTCCGGCCGGGGGAGAATTACCCCTACATGGAGATGCCACGGGATCAGCGCGGGTTCATGTGGGCCGACAAGGTGACCGCCGGCGACGACCTGGTGGGTGTCGCGACCTCCCGAGGTTACAGCTACTACTACCGGCAGATGCTCTCGCTCAGCACGATCGACGTCGCCTACAGCGAACCGGGCACCGAACTGACCGTGCACTGGGGTCGCCCGGACGGCCCGCAGAAGGCGATCCGCGCCACCGTGGCCCCGGCGCCGTACAAGCCGGATCGTCGCCGCGCCGACCTCCACACCGCCTAA